tagccgtagccgaagccgagccgagcgagcgacgacgacgacggcgcgaggcttgctttcttcttaactctttaagagctacaagaagagcaattatatatatacccaccaaaaatgtcttccacttccaatatgggacaatgtctcattgttaagaggggaaaacttaaaattttactcaaaaatttcattttccctccatttcccattcaccctcattttaagaatattacatcttaaaataaaacctcaacaggAATAATTGAATTGGTAGTAATTGAAGCCGAAAATAATTAACTTTAAGCCGCCGATGCTTAGGAAGATAATACCGGCCTATGTTGCCTCCAGGGAGGACCTAGAACATTGAGTACGGGTTCAGAAAATCCAGTAACTCTTGTGTAGACtctgtatttatattaaaaaatttattaaatatttataaatatataacTGTGAACCCaattattattgcatattaatttGAAATTACGGTTGGAACTCATAAGACTCAAATCCTGAATCCATTTCTGGTTGCCTCCTCCGTAGACCAATATAATGTTCCCTTGCACCTTCCACAAAACAAACTCCAAATCAACCTggatttaacaaaaaaaaaaaaaaagaatgatgaAGAAATCAAGGTTGAAAATTCATTCTTCTACGGTGGAAGGTACTAGTGTGAAAGCAagcaagaaagagaaaaaaataaataaatgggtcATTTGTGTAGCAAAAGGGGATTTGGATAAGATAAGGAGGGAGGGGAAGGGTAGCGGCCGGGGCGAAAGGGGAGGGAAGGGTTTAgatacttttcttcttctttttatttaaaacaaaataagaaaaaataaattttggattaAATATTTACCTTTAACGCGTTCACTTACACGTGCAGGTCACCTCATAAAAAAAGTATGTAAATATTACACTTTCGAAAGATTAAGTGTATAAGGTGATTTTACTCCGCAAAAAATGTGTAAGGGAAATTTGGTCAATAATTCAGATGGTATATGTATTTTGCCGATTATATATGTAAAAGTTACTATACCAATATATGTTTTTCGTGTAAATAACCTATGCGGTGTCTAATGTCGAAAATCATACGATACATTAACTTCATGAAAATTGTAGGTATGGAAAATCTTATCTCGAAAAATCAAACGCTATACAAGTAATAAGATTTTTTATACGGAGATTGAAATTTTCTTCTACTATAAGCCAAACAACCATGGTAAAGTTGTGCAAATTATATTCATttccaaagaaaatctttttatgAATTGGTCACTtgccacctgaagaatgaggaagCAAGACGACGCTGGATTTGTTCCCACGATTTATTAATAAATGCAAAACATATCTAGCCGCTGGATCAAACCTCGAGACACGTGTCATGATCTCGAATACGGAGATTGAAATTTTCTTCTACTATAAGCCAAACAACCATGGTAAAGTTGTGCAAATTATATTCATttccaaagaaaatctttttatgAATTGGTCACTtgccacctgaagaatgaggaagCAAGACGACGCTGGATTTGTTCCCACGATTTATTAATAAATGCAAAACATATCTAGCCGCTGGATCAAACCTCGAGACACGTGTCATGATCTCGAATACGGAGATTGAAATTTTCTTCTACTATAAGCCAAACAACCATGGTAAAGTTGTGCAAATTATATTCATttccaaagaaaatctttttatgAATTGGTCACTtgccacctgaagaatgaggaagCAAGACGACGCTGGATTTGTTCCCACGATTTATTAATAAATGCAAAACATATCTAGCCGCTGGATCAAACCTCGAGACACGTGTCATGATCTCGAATACGGAGATTGAAATTTTCTTCTACTATAAGCCAAACAACCATGGTAAAGTTGTGCAAATTATATTCATttccaaagaaaatctttttatgAATTGGTCACTtgccacctgaagaatgaggaagCAAGACGACGCTGGATTTGTTCCCACGATTTATTAATAAATGCAAAACATATCTAGCCGCTGGATCAAACCTCGAGACACGTGTCATGATCTCGAATACGGAGATTGAAATTTTCTTCTACTATAAGCCAAACAACCATGGTAAAGTTGTGCAAATTATATTCATttccaaagaaaatctttttatgAATTGGTCACTtgccacctgaagaatgaggaagCAAGACGACGCTGGATTTGTTCCCACGATTTATTAATAAATGCAAAACATATCTAGCCGCTGGATCAAACCTCGAGACACGTGTCATGATCTCGAATACTTCATGAAAATTGTAGGTATGGAAAATCTTATCTCGAAAAATCAAACGCTATACAAGTAATAAGATTTTTTATACGGAGATTGAAATTTTCTTCTACTATAAGCCAAACAACCATGGTAAAGTTGTGCAAATTATATTCATttccaaagaaaatctttttatgAATTGGTCACTtgccacctgaagaatgaggaagCAAGACGACGCTGGATTTGTTCCCACGATTTATTAATAAATGCAAAACATATCTAGCCGCTGGATCAAACCTCGAGACACGTGTCATGATCTCGAATACGGAGATTGAAATTTTCTTCTACTATAAGCCAAACAACCATGGTAAAGTTGTGCAAATTATATTCATttccaaagaaaatctttttatgAATTGGTCACTtgccacctgaagaatgaggaagCAAGACGACGCTGGATTTGTTCCCACGATTTATTAATAAATGCAAAACATATCTAGCCGCTGGATCAAACCTCGAGACACGTGTCATGATCTCGAATACTTCATGAAAATTGTAGGTATGGAAAATCTTATCTCGAAAAATCAAACGCTATACAAGTAATAAGATTTTTTATACGGAGATTGAAATTTTCTTCTACTATAAGCCAAACAACCATGGTAAAGTTGTGCAAATTATATTCATttccaaagaaaatctttttatgAATTGGTCACTtgccacctgaagaatgaggaagCAAGACGACGCTGGATTTGTTCCCACGATTTATTAATAAATGCAAAACATATCTAGCCGCTGGATCAAACCTCGAGACACGTGTCATGATCTCGAATAGGTCTGTGAAGGGCTGACATTGACCAGACGTATAAGGAGCCCCTAAATATGACAAAATCCCCGCCCCCGCCTCTCCCCCTTCCGCAGCTGCTTTAACTATTTTCGACACTCCATTAATGGCGGCTTCTTTCATGCTCAGATCTTCTTTCCTCTCTCCTCCTTCTCCCCAACTCCATCACCAATCTCCTCCTAAATCCAATCCCACTATTCACTTCATCAATCCAATCAAAGCCACCGCCTCTACAAATGACGCAATTATCCCTCCCCAGAAACACCGCCGCCCTGCCGACGAAAATATCCGCGAAGAGGCCGCTCGCCGCCCCACCTCCTCCCACAATTTCTCCGCCAGGTATGTAGGGGAAGATATACTAGCGAAATGAATAGATAATAAGCAAAATGAAAATAGTGGGTCTAAAATTACAATAATTTACTCATTGCTCATTTATTTAATGCTGACATCAAAAAGTGCTGCGTATGTCACTGCAGGTACGTGCCTTTCAATGCGGATCCAAGCTCCGATGAATGGTATTCTCTCGATGAAATCATCTACCGGAGCCGCTCCGGCGGCCTACTTGATGTTCAACATGATATGGACGCTTTAAAAAAGTTTGACGGTCAGTACTGGAGGTCACTTTTTGATTCACGTGTCGGGAAGACGACGTGGCCTTACGGGTCAGGTGTTTGGTCTAAGAAGGAATGGGTCCTACCCGAAATCGATAGTGATGATATTGTTAGTGCTTTTGAAGGAAACTCAAATCTTTTTTGGGCTGAGCGTTTTGGCAAACAGTTTCTAGGCATGAGTGATTTATGGGTAAAACACTGTGGAATTAGTCATACAGGTAGTTTTAAGGATCTAGGTATGACTGTTTTGGTGAGTCAAGTGAACCGGTTAAGGAAAATGCATAAACCGGTTGTTGGTGTGGGCTGTGCTTCCACTGGTGACACGTCAGCTGCATTGTCAGCTTACTGTGCATCTGCGGGGATTCCATCGATTGTATTTTTACCTGCAAATAAGATATCTATGGCGCAGCTGGTACAACCGATAGCTAACGGAGCTTTTGTGTTGAGCATTGACACCGATTTTGATGGTTGTATGCAGTTGATTCGTGAAGTCACTGCTGAGTTGCCAATTTACTTGGCGAATTCGTTGAATAGTTTGAGGTTAGAAGGGCAAAAGACTGCAGCAATTGAGATTTTGCAGCAGTTTGATTGGCAAGTTCCCGATTGGGTGATAGTTCCTGGAGGGAACTTGGGTAATATATATGCGTTCTATAAAGGTTTTATGATGTGCAAAGAGTTGGGGCTCGTTGATCGTATCCCTAGGCTTGTGTGTGCTCAAGCAGCTAACGCGAATCCGCTTTATTTGCATTATAAATCCGGTTGGAAAGACTTTCAACCCGTGAAGGCGAACACCACATTTGCATCTGCTATACAGATTGGTGACCCAGTGTCTATAGATAGAGCTGTTTTTGCCCTGAAGAACTGTGACGGGATAGTGGAGGAGGCAACAGAGGAGGAGTTGATGGATGCTATGGCTAAGGCAGACTCGACTGGGATGTTCATTTGCCCGCACACTGGTGTGGCATTGACTGCCCTGTTCAAGTTGAGAAACAGTGGAGTTATCGGACCAAATGATAAGACCGTGGTTGTGAGTACAGCACATGGATTGAAGTTTACTCAATCAAAGATTGATTATCACTCAAAGGAAATAAAGGACATGGAATGTCGGTTTGCTAACCCACCTGTGGAAGTGAAAGCAGATTTTGGATCAGTCATGGATGTTCTCAAGAAATATTTGTTGAGCAAAAATGCCAAGCACTGATTTGCTTTCTCAGTTATAACAGGGTAAGTGTGTATTATGTACTTCTATTGTCAGCATTTGGTTCTTCGCCGTCATTAAGTTGCCATGTAGAAATGTCTGGATGGTGATTTGTTTGTTGGCAGAGTTGGGGATAGAAAGGCTCTAAATTTCCTTTGGGAGGACTATGAATTTAAGTTTTATGGAACTCTTTTTTGTGTAATAGTCTGCTATTTGAATGTTATTTTAGCATTGGCATTGCTTTGGAGCATCACAATAAAGCTCAGTTTTTTCCATAATGTTATAATCACTATCTTAGATAACCAAAAACTGTTTCTATAATATAAACTGAGGAAGCACTGTTTTTCAGTACCTTCAATGTGTTTTTAGACCTATTGTTCAGTATAGAGAACAGGAAAGCAGGAGGTGTAAAACCCTCCAAGGAAATCATGTTTCTCTTAATAACTTGTCTTTTGAAGTTCTTGTATTTCCATCACTAAGTGCTTATAATAAAAGGCAGACCTTTCTCTCACAAGGAAATCATGTTTCTCTTAAAAGTCATTTGCCATGCTGAATAAGATATTGCCACCTTAAAGAGGATTCACTTTGGATACTGCAGCTAGAAACTGATATCTTATCTGATTGATATTTCCTGTCTCTTTTACGTGTATATTCTTGCCATGCCCCGAAAGCACTTGTTTGGGAATAGTTAGtaacaaaataaaatttgaaatctTGAACCGACACCGGTATTACCATTCACAAAACTCAAGTTGCTTGTGCACACTTTATGTAACATGTGCCATGTTGGGTTGTAACGTATTGAATGTCGTGAGTGCGGGACTGTATTGTCAGCTAATAATAGGATCTTTGGAACTAGAAATCTGGATCAGATTGCATTTATCTTTTCTTCATCTGTCTTGAGGTAACTTATTTAATGTTGTCTCAAAGTATGTAACCCTTTCTCGAAATCAATGTGGATTTAGCTTAGATCATGTCAAATGGGAAATAAAGAATCTAAAATAGGCTTAGTTGATTTCTTCTCTTTTGTCCAAGCCTTGATGGACCGAGTTACCTGGCAcctgttgctggtgggaggtagcaggtatctAGTGGGATTAGTTGATGAGTACGTAAGCTGGCCCCGAGACCACGGTTATTAGAAAAAACCTATATTTAGTCTGATGTTTGCCAAGCGTTTTCTCTTTCTAGTTAGAGACTTGATTTACCGTGTAGGAATAAGTGAGATTTACAGCTCCTCTACTCTGAGGGAGCTCCTAATTTGTCTTAAAAGACaatttatttgttatttgaaTGAAATGGACGTTAAATTAGCAGAATTGATATAGTAGATTCATATAGCAAATTTAGGTACAGTTAATTGATTGGCACACTTAAAAGGTTAATCTGTTTCTTGCGTAAGTAGTATTACACTGGACCCCAAGTTAAATTGGATATGACAAAATCCAATCTTGAAAGATCTACTCTGAAATCCGTATTTCTGCTGGTGATTCTTTCCAAATGTTAAATTGTAAACAACATTGACCTGTATTGACTATCTTCAGGATTTTGTTTTGATGCAATTTATTTCATGGTTTGGTAATAGTCAATGATATAACTGAACCAATTTGCCATTCATGGGGTACTATGCAGTAGGCCAGTTATTCTTATGCATTGTTACGTTCTATCATAATTTGTTCTGAAGCAATCTTTGTGAATGATTGAGGCCTATTTTCCTTTCCCTTCTAAATCCAGTTCAGATGATGGTGGACTATTTGGTAAGATCGGTCTAACCACTATGCTGAACACCTCTTGTCTGCAAGTTTTACTGGATATTGCAAATTACAATTGCTTGGATGAAGAATGTGTACTTGATGAAATTTTAGGGTTGCGCATTGGAGTATAGACTGAAAGTGCAGGCtgacaaagaagaagatgagttGAAGGGTAAGCATTCAAATTCTAGCATGACTTTTTGTGTGAGTAAAGTGCCTGATGATCTAGCACCGAGCTATAGACCCTGCATTTTTTATCCTTCAACTTCCAGTTGCTTAACAATTGAGGGTGCTTAATTATCTGCAGCTCATGCTAGAAGCTTGAAGTAGGTTTTTGGTTTGCTTTCATTCCTACCTATATCTATCCAATACAGTTGGAGTAAAAATTTTCTGTTATTTTGCTTTTCAAAGCATCGCCATTGAGAATGGAAGTCTAATTACTCTTTAGTGTCAAATGATTGCTGCTTTGCCATCATTTAGATAAAGGATAACCAAAAAGAACAGCATAGCTTTTAGATATCGGGTTCTTTTTTTGATCTAGGGATAGCACCTCCAAAGTTGCTGTTGTGTAAGGAGTTCCATTTTGAACTTATTTCTTTTCATATCATTTGGCTTGCATAAATGCAGATGTAGGTAGAATTAGTCGAGGTATGCGCAAGCTGGCCCGAACACCTTGTCCAACAAAAAAAAGACCACAAAGACATTGGGGTCTGAAGGAAACTGTGGTTGTGCTATACCCGCTTCCAACTTAAGAGACAGTTTCCGTCCAAGTCACAAAGATATCCTAACACAACCAGCCTAACGGCACGTTGGACAAAATTATCTTAAATATATGTAGTACTTCCTTTGACATCTATCAAAAAAATTTCTTTGATTTCAAAAATTGTTGTAACTGGTTTTGCTTCAGTGCTGCATATAGTGCAGTATTAACTTCTTGTTGACAGGCTTTTCATGCAGTGCTATTCATTTTTCCAGGCGCAATGAGATCTGAATGTTCATATCTATCTGATTTTGGAATAAATGCACAAACAACAAATTAACGGGATGTATTGACTGTCATGTACTTCACAAGTTCAGCAAGTGTGCGGGAATGCAAACACCAAATTATTGTTCAGGTGTTTCTATCTGATTTTGGAATGAATGCACAAACGATAAATTTACCACCATTTTAAAATTTACCATCTTTTTCCTACTTTGGTTGTCTCGAATTATCTCTTTGGGAACATTCAATAAAAACAAGTTAGTAACTCTTTTTTGAAAATGTATGGTATCTCAAATTGTGAATACGTGCGtatagttattttttattttttttaagaggCAGTTTTTCTCATCCCTTTTCCAGAAAGTACCGTGAAAAGCCACTGTTGTATTAGGAAAGTTACAAAGTTCGTTGAAAGTAGATTTTTACTCTGTTGTCATTCCACTTCGATTGGAATACAAAAAAAGCGGCCTTTTGCTTCTTTTTGTATTGCTTTTTGGCCAACTATGTATTACAACAACTGAGAGAGTATACTTCACAGAAAAATGTTATGGGAGATTGAATGAAAGAACTTGTAACGTAACAAGGAGGAATCACTGTACAACATTAATTCGTCTAATCCACATAAGCATGCTATCACAGGGATTCACCAGAACATTTGAAAGTCATATTATTCAGTAAGCTGAATCCATAAAAATATTTCTACTTTTTAAGTTTTCAAAAGGTGCTCCAATCCTAGCTAGTTTTGTTTAGACAAATATGTCATGATGCTATTAGTATACCTCTTTACGTCATAGCTAGCTTTATATTCATTTATCTCTTGACAATCGAATATCAGTTAAAGAGTCGAATCAAATCGATTCCCATGAAGACTCCTCGAGTGCGAGGCGGAGTTAGGATTTTAAGCTTATGAGCTCGGGGTTTTAATCCTATTAAGTTAGGGGATCTTTTGCAAATATCTTTGGGCTTTGTTGATTTACTGCGTTATGAATTTGTTGAACAAGATCGAAGTCGCGCTATTTATTTCACTCAAGATTTGGTCTCTTTACCAGGTGTTCTACCCGTGGCTTCAAGAGGTGTTCTCGTTTGGCATATGCCTACTCTGATCGAGATCTTTGGGGATGATTCCGTACTACAGTTCGGTGGAGGAACTTTAGGACGTCCTTGGGGTAATGCGCCAGGTGCCGTAGCTAATCGAATAGCTCTAGTAGCATGTGTACAAGCTCGTAATGAAGGATGTGATCTTGCTCAGGAGGCTTGCAAATGGAGCCCGGAACTAGCTGATGCTTGTTAAGTATGGAAGGAGATCGTATTTAATTTTGCAGCAGTGGGAAACTATTTATATGGAAAGAGATCGTATTTAATTTTGCAGCAGTGGGAAACTATTTACCTGTCCCTGCCCATGTGGTTTGCCTCCTACCCATTTTTTTAATACCCAGTTAAAGCTAACCAAATGAAGTCAAACTAAGCTACTAAATCAAGCCAAGTCGAATTAAGCTAAGCTAAGCCAAATGGGTCACGGTGGGTGGTAGGGGTAATTAGTTTTAATTGGATAGGTATATATTATAAATAGTTTTCAAATGGATAGGAAAGGGTAACTATTTTAAGCTCAATGAATATTTTGAATAAATTGCTCATTTTTATTTACTAGTCTTTAGGTACTTGAGGGATGCGGAAGATCGTTTCCTTAGGACTACACTCATTGTTATAGTTCCAGCAAATTATTAGAATTTAGTAGGTTTGAATTATAAGAGGAAAAAAAGGACTCGTATAACCTAAAAGCAATGGaaagaagttttaaatatattaggaaaaaaattaaatacctacCCCTAGATATTAAATGGGTCATGGTGGGAGGTAGGGGTAATTAGTTTTAATTAGGTAGGTATATATTGTAAATAGTTTTCAAATGGATAGGAAAGGTTAATTATTTTAAGCTCAATGGTATTTTGCATAAATTGCTctttaagttactgggttctaaataaatttttgtatataattaatGAATTTTAAAAGATAAATACATAATTTGAACAAAAGTTATTGGGTTCGGATAAACCCATAACCGGGTAAATTCCTCTGTGGCACATTCTATTTTTCGAGATTCAGAAAGTGTGaagtttgaccaatattttaGTATGTATTTTATTATACTAGTTTCTCTGCACGTGCACGTGTATATCTGAGTCATGTAGTACACGATTTTGTAAAATATTatcaatattaataaaaaaatatttgagtAAATAATTATATATGACAAGATAAAGTATATATATGAATGATCAATATAAATTATCATATAGTAGTAATAATTGGATCATCTTAACCTACAAAGATAAACAATCAACATCTTTGTGATTTTCAGTAAAATCATCCTATAAAGTATAATAATTATATGATATcgctatattttaaaattaaaaactgCATGAATTACATTATCTTATTTATATAGTACAAAAAGTTAATATTTTTTCATGAAAACTTACGTAATTTTAGcttacctttttttttaaaaactgttCTCCTACTTCATCCTTCTCCAAAGTAATTTCATTGTTACTAACATGAAAATTACATATGAAAACTATGAGATTAAATTAGTGACAACTATAAAGCAATTGTGTTAAAATAATCCATAAATTTCTATAAAGAATTACCACAAGATAGTGTCCTCACTAAAATTTTCGCCTCTTCGAAGGATAAcccatttgaatttttttaattggGAAGGTCATTGTCAAATTTCTTTATAATGATATTATTAGTAAAAGTCATTTCAACTTTTCTGTGCACTGGGGAGTGGTGAGGATTAACATGACTTAATTGACTATTAATAATGTTATaacttttatttgattttaaaaaatcCTTACGTTATTTCCGATAAGTTAACTTATCGGAGAATGTAAACAATAAAAATTCCATTAAGTTGGCATGTTAATTAGTCTTATGGAAAGATGTATGTAGGAGGTTATTTCTTGGTTCATATTGACTATGTCGCTATCAAACCATATGTCAATCTTGACGTGCATGGTagagtgaatttttttttaatggtAGTCATTGTATTTGTGGTTCCTATAATCTAGGAAAGCTAAAGAAAGGAAAAATTTCAAGATCCCGAAGttctctatttctttgtttttgagACACACAATTGGCTATAGTGACAAAAGTAGCTTAAGCTAGCCTGGCCTTGAGAGTTGAGGGTAGTTGTTGGCTCGTCCATTATTAGGTCAAGTAAGGTTGTTAGAGCCTTCTTTTCTTGTATGTATACGCGCGCATTGAAATGCCATTGTTCTTAGTTTTGAAGTTTTCTATAAACCTTCTtcatatatgtatgtgtgtgtgtgtgtatatatatatatatatatatatatatatatatatgtgtgtgtgtgtgtgtgtgtgtgtgtgtgttgactCGATCTTCTATTGGGCTACATTTTGGTCATGAGTTTATTCATTTCAACTATTGAGTTCGATATATTCTTAAATATAAATGAAGATTTCAGACAAAGAGTCACACATTTATATATATCttcaattattttcttttatttttgatacCCGTGCAAAACAATTATGTCTTAAATTTTTAATACATGGGCCTTCTTATACACGCGAAAAATGTATATGTTCATGACGTTATAATAGAAATATGTTAAAACAAATGGTCTCTTTAGCATTAATCATGTAACTAATGTATTTTTTTgattaatataataattttttataaaattactAATTAGGTATTTCAAATGTTAATTTTTTCTAAGGAAGACTATGTTATTAATAAAGATATTATTTTTGATTATATATCATTCAGGGAGTCGCATCACATGGAAGACTaagtattaaaataaaataaacttagtAAAACTTACAAAGAATCATGAAACATATAAAAATGATAGAATCTTCGGATAAACATTTAAATGATACTCACAAGTAATTTTAATGAGATTTGAGAAAAGCAAGTCCATAAAGATAGAGATAATACCGCCAAAAGGCAAAGACTTTAGCATCATAAGTTAGACCAGATTGAGAATATATAGTAGAAGAAAATATCGCCAAAAGGCAATAACAACAACACCCCAGTATAATCCACTAGTGgagtctggagagggtagtgtgtacgcagaccttacccataccatgaggtagagaggctatttccaataaaccttcggcatccttccctccaagaactccccaccttgctcttggggtgactcgaactcacaacctcttggttggaagtggaggttgcttaccatctgAGCAACCCCTCTTGTAAAAAGGCAAAGACTTGAATTATCATGGCCAGGGGATGAATTAGTTAAATCTATACCAGAATAATCATTTCTATGAGAAGTTGGCAAAAAGAACATTTATTTGATTTCTCTGTTTGTCGATGATATTCTATTGGAGCATTAACTCTAAAGGTTACATATGGTTAAAGACTATTATTGAATGGAAAGGTTAGTTATACAATTGGAAGAACACAACTATTCTATAGGTTAGTTATACAATTGAAAGGACACAACTATTCTAAGTTAGAACAGTACTTCAAATTAGTTTTATTCTTTTCATttgaatattattattaattaatacttaaaATGAGTAAAAAAGTCCATTTTATGGGTATTTTTGTAATTTAACTTTAGCCTTAAAGGCTtcccacttttaatatagtatacaaGTATAGATATTGACATGAGAAAAATTACAACTTATAGTATTTTTGTAtagttttaaatatttatattttgattttaaaatatcaaGTTGAACTAATCTAATTTAACTTCAAAGATGAGTTAAAATGAATGTTCATAACCAAAatgttcatataaattgaaaccgATGGGGTACTTAATAATAAGGGGAAAAAACAGAAATGAAT
This DNA window, taken from Nicotiana tabacum cultivar K326 chromosome 4, ASM71507v2, whole genome shotgun sequence, encodes the following:
- the LOC107767400 gene encoding threonine synthase, chloroplastic, giving the protein MAASFMLRSSFLSPPSPQLHHQSPPKSNPTIHFINPIKATASTNDAIIPPQKHRRPADENIREEAARRPTSSHNFSARYVPFNADPSSDEWYSLDEIIYRSRSGGLLDVQHDMDALKKFDGQYWRSLFDSRVGKTTWPYGSGVWSKKEWVLPEIDSDDIVSAFEGNSNLFWAERFGKQFLGMSDLWVKHCGISHTGSFKDLGMTVLVSQVNRLRKMHKPVVGVGCASTGDTSAALSAYCASAGIPSIVFLPANKISMAQLVQPIANGAFVLSIDTDFDGCMQLIREVTAELPIYLANSLNSLRLEGQKTAAIEILQQFDWQVPDWVIVPGGNLGNIYAFYKGFMMCKELGLVDRIPRLVCAQAANANPLYLHYKSGWKDFQPVKANTTFASAIQIGDPVSIDRAVFALKNCDGIVEEATEEELMDAMAKADSTGMFICPHTGVALTALFKLRNSGVIGPNDKTVVVSTAHGLKFTQSKIDYHSKEIKDMECRFANPPVEVKADFGSVMDVLKKYLLSKNAKH